One part of the Paenibacillus silvisoli genome encodes these proteins:
- a CDS encoding ABC transporter substrate-binding protein, with translation MRKAKVLTLLLSATLSMGLVLAGCGGANSNNESSSNTNSSTENSTKENEGNAAAIDTSKKVELNMYLIGSPAKDYDAVLAEVNKKLEKDINATVKVNWVGWADFGTQYPLLLASGEPIDLIYASTWTNFYSNARKGAFLAIEDLAKTYAPKSLAQITPDAYKQTEVDGHLYAMPAQFYQYGDMGYIVRGDLMDKYGLKSIESLDDYGKYMDAVVKNDPQLDPSGQISSSGGLESYYYAANGYYNILATQYSPFLVSMDDPSGKIVNLYETDGIADYYKKMKEWGDKKYWSKSILSNKDDKMFENGKAASNLHNQDSWKGAYMKHPDWDIRFFPNSKYTYKTSAMQDGMAIPASAKNPERALMFLELLRTDQSYYNLLTYGIEGKHYEITADNKLKALDLDGFAPEGYCSWGFKSPEFYKEAVDSPPNIEDVRKVLADRALDNPYALFTPDFEPVKNEMAAVNNVVQQYALPLNYGYVKDPEEGLKTLVDKIKSAGSDKIIAEMQKQLDAFLAANK, from the coding sequence GTGAGGAAGGCAAAGGTTCTAACGCTTCTCTTATCGGCAACGCTCAGTATGGGGCTTGTGCTTGCAGGCTGCGGCGGCGCGAATTCCAACAATGAATCAAGCTCCAACACGAACAGCTCGACGGAAAACAGCACAAAGGAAAATGAAGGTAATGCTGCTGCCATCGATACGTCCAAGAAGGTGGAGCTGAACATGTACCTCATCGGCTCGCCTGCCAAGGATTACGATGCGGTGCTTGCCGAAGTCAACAAGAAGCTGGAGAAGGATATCAATGCGACCGTCAAAGTAAACTGGGTCGGTTGGGCCGATTTCGGCACGCAATACCCGCTGCTGCTCGCGTCCGGCGAACCGATCGATCTGATCTACGCATCGACTTGGACGAACTTCTACTCCAATGCCCGCAAAGGCGCCTTCCTAGCCATCGAGGATCTGGCAAAGACCTATGCGCCGAAGAGCTTGGCTCAAATTACGCCTGACGCTTATAAGCAGACGGAAGTGGACGGCCATCTCTACGCGATGCCTGCGCAATTCTATCAGTACGGCGACATGGGGTACATTGTCCGCGGCGATCTGATGGACAAATACGGTCTGAAATCGATCGAAAGCTTGGACGATTACGGGAAGTATATGGATGCGGTCGTGAAGAACGATCCACAGCTGGATCCAAGCGGTCAGATCAGCTCGTCGGGCGGACTTGAAAGCTACTATTATGCCGCCAATGGCTACTACAATATTTTAGCGACGCAGTACTCTCCGTTTCTTGTGAGCATGGACGATCCGTCCGGCAAAATCGTGAACTTGTACGAAACCGACGGCATCGCGGATTACTATAAGAAGATGAAAGAATGGGGCGACAAGAAGTACTGGTCGAAATCGATTCTGTCCAATAAAGACGATAAAATGTTCGAGAACGGCAAAGCGGCCAGCAACCTGCATAACCAGGATTCCTGGAAAGGCGCGTACATGAAGCATCCGGATTGGGATATCCGCTTCTTCCCGAACAGCAAATACACGTACAAAACGTCCGCGATGCAGGATGGCATGGCGATCCCGGCATCGGCCAAAAATCCGGAGAGAGCGCTGATGTTCCTGGAACTGCTTAGAACGGATCAAAGCTACTATAACCTCCTGACGTACGGCATCGAGGGCAAGCATTACGAGATTACGGCCGACAACAAGCTGAAGGCGCTTGACCTGGATGGCTTTGCGCCGGAAGGCTACTGCTCGTGGGGCTTCAAGTCGCCGGAGTTCTATAAAGAAGCGGTTGACTCGCCGCCGAACATTGAGGATGTAAGAAAAGTGCTGGCCGACAGAGCCCTGGATAATCCATATGCGCTGTTTACGCCGGATTTCGAACCGGTCAAGAACGAAATGGCTGCCGTGAACAACGTCGTGCAGCAATACGCGCTTCCGCTCAACTACGGCTATGTGAAGGATCCTGAAGAAGGACTGAAAACATTGGTAGACAAGATCAAGAGCGCAGGCTCCGATAAGATCATCGCCGAAATGCAGAAGCAGCTTGACGCATTCCTTGCAGCGAATAAATAA
- a CDS encoding carbohydrate ABC transporter permease has translation MHRKIEGTYLLFNIISYSIVIVAVILCLLPFEMLVSGSFTSESAITQHGYGIIPTEFSLQAYKVLFKYPQDIIRAYGVSIFITVIGTAIGLFVTSMTAYVLNRKDFLYRNKLAFFFYFTTLFNGGILSLYIFFVKYLHLKNSLLSLILPLLINVFYLIVMRTFISSIPDSISESAKIDGAGDFTIFLKLILPLTKPGLATIGLFYALEYWNDWYNAMLFITDIKLYPLQYLLFSTLQSSEAISRISSIASVASLDVPTLSLKLAMAVIATGPIILVYPYVQKYFVKGLTVGAIKG, from the coding sequence ATGCACAGAAAAATAGAAGGCACGTACCTGTTATTCAATATAATCAGCTATTCGATCGTGATCGTGGCCGTTATTCTCTGCCTGCTTCCCTTCGAAATGCTGGTATCCGGGTCCTTCACTTCGGAAAGCGCCATCACGCAGCACGGCTACGGAATCATACCGACCGAATTCTCGTTACAAGCGTACAAAGTGCTGTTCAAGTACCCGCAGGACATCATAAGGGCCTATGGCGTATCGATTTTCATCACGGTTATCGGAACCGCTATCGGACTTTTCGTTACGTCTATGACGGCCTACGTGTTGAACCGTAAGGACTTCTTATACCGCAACAAGCTCGCGTTCTTCTTCTACTTCACGACGTTGTTCAATGGCGGGATTTTGTCGCTGTATATCTTCTTTGTCAAATACTTGCATTTGAAAAACAGCCTGCTTTCCTTGATTCTTCCGCTCTTGATCAACGTGTTTTATTTGATCGTCATGAGAACCTTCATCAGCTCCATCCCGGATTCGATCAGCGAATCGGCGAAGATCGACGGAGCGGGAGACTTTACGATTTTTCTAAAGCTGATATTGCCGCTGACCAAGCCGGGGCTCGCCACAATCGGATTGTTTTATGCCCTGGAATATTGGAATGACTGGTATAACGCCATGCTCTTCATAACGGACATTAAGCTATATCCGCTGCAATACCTGCTGTTCTCGACGCTGCAATCGTCCGAAGCCATCTCCAGAATATCGAGTATCGCAAGCGTAGCCAGTCTGGATGTTCCCACCTTGTCGCTGAAGCTGGCGATGGCGGTCATTGCTACGGGTCCGATTATCCTTGTTTATCCCTATGTACAAAAATATTTCGTTAAAGGTCTCACTGTTGGTGCGATAAAAGGATAA
- a CDS encoding ABC transporter permease, giving the protein MALPAICLIVLIAYIPMAGIILAFKEYRFNLGVFGSPWNGLDNFKYFFTSGTGLLVTRNTILYNLMNLITSQLFAIMIAIFINEMRGRYFKKVSQSIIFLPFFISWTIVGVFVYNIFNYETGTLNTILKALNMDPVNLYSMPYVWVIIICFFNSWKWVGYTSVIYIASIVSIDNECFEAAEIDGANIFQKIFYITIPSIMPTIFIMFLLNLGRILRGDFQMFYQIIGNNGQLFDATDVIDTFVFRSLITSGDIAMPAAATFYQSVLCFVTIMVVNGIIKRTRPENALF; this is encoded by the coding sequence ATGGCATTACCTGCGATTTGCTTGATTGTATTGATCGCGTATATCCCGATGGCCGGCATTATTCTGGCCTTCAAGGAGTACCGATTTAACCTTGGCGTCTTCGGCAGTCCATGGAACGGGTTGGACAACTTCAAGTACTTCTTTACGTCGGGGACGGGGTTGTTGGTCACTCGCAACACGATTCTCTACAATCTGATGAATCTGATCACCTCGCAGCTGTTTGCGATTATGATCGCGATATTCATCAACGAGATGAGAGGGAGATATTTCAAGAAGGTATCGCAATCGATCATCTTCCTGCCCTTCTTCATTTCATGGACGATTGTCGGCGTGTTCGTTTATAACATCTTCAACTATGAAACCGGGACGCTCAATACGATCCTGAAAGCGTTGAACATGGATCCGGTCAATCTGTACAGCATGCCTTATGTGTGGGTCATCATCATTTGCTTCTTCAATTCGTGGAAATGGGTAGGTTACACGTCGGTCATTTATATCGCCTCCATTGTCAGCATCGACAACGAGTGCTTCGAAGCGGCCGAAATAGACGGAGCCAACATTTTTCAAAAAATCTTCTATATTACGATCCCGTCGATCATGCCGACGATCTTCATTATGTTCCTTCTGAATCTGGGCAGAATCCTTCGCGGCGACTTCCAGATGTTCTATCAGATTATCGGGAATAACGGCCAGCTCTTCGATGCGACCGATGTGATCGACACGTTTGTATTCCGATCGCTGATTACGAGCGGCGATATCGCGATGCCGGCTGCAGCCACCTTCTATCAATCCGTGCTTTGCTTCGTGACGATCATGGTCGTGAACGGGATCATCAAGAGGACAAGACCGGAAAACGCGCTATTCTAG